A window of the Dictyostelium discoideum AX4 chromosome 4 chromosome, whole genome shotgun sequence genome harbors these coding sequences:
- a CDS encoding hypothetical protein (Similar to plasmodium falciparum (Isolate 3D7). hypothetical 231.8 kDa protein), protein MDLDYAIIVLRHHLESNGRFFEISKDDVKNRVTIKNKLTQEERYIDFGEIQNFIQYDEFEYNLLANGFQENLSILKNSILPLTKAPDSCSSNRGKTIGNSSLLINKVNGLIDDDKDTIYLLLIGITGVGKSTFVNMVVNYIEYSNLKDALENATLEQIYTIASKIEIQDENKTHKFSLGDVEDYKIGSSVTQYSRQYRIKLPDGKTLCLIDAPGVGDPQGTLQDNKHFENILHEISSLKKLNAICILMRPDETRATVLFKYCLNQLLLHLHSSAKDNIFFCFTHTRGTMYKPGPTRAILEDHLKKMKDQSDIEINANEKTFCFDNESFNYLAVKKYNATAGIETNFSEDDEFDFGRSWDRSSKEFKRLLEEISKVQPHDVANTICINNARTMISNLAQPMSTCISNINTNIKLMEQQSEKLRNNSIGDESLLYIPVSVVIAEKLENSLLVCTKNGCSSNTDNPCNIDVVSPKWYSSLYWCDNINKMGTCKKCSNTGVLPCLWFDHQVVTIKETPQLNQLPGTDKKTIGQRTKSEIFNERELLVTKMGERKIQFQEEYDTIKTAIVDFSVFLWHHSLIKFNRYYEDYINMQIKQLENSENSQELIQKLNEHLSEYKASVEEIKHNVQNNKASVKTQKEIFATFDKLLTLPNVGYIIQNQIKLKQSSHYKSEAVEIDLFSKMKNKTKQIIK, encoded by the exons atggATTTGGATTATGCAATCATTGTTTTAAGACATCATTTGGAGTCAAACGGAAggttttttgaaatttcaaaagatgaTGTTAAGAACAGAGTGaccattaaaaataaattaactcAAGAAGAAAGATATATAGATTTTGGGGAGATCCAAAATTTTATACAAT atgatgagtttgaatataatttattagcaAATGGATTTCAAGAAAATTTatctatattaaaaaattcaatactTCCATTAACCAAAGCACCAGATTCTTGTTCATCAAATAGAGGTAAAACAATTGGAAATTCATCATTACTTATTAATAAAGTTAATGGTTTGATTGATGATGACAAGGATACAATCTATCTACTTTTAATTGGTATAACTGGTGTTGGTAAATCAACGTTTGTTAATATGGTGGTTAATTATATCGagtattcaaatttaaaagatgcACTTGAAAACGCAACATTAGAACAAATCTATACAATTGCctcaaaaattgaaattcaagatgaaaataaaactcATAAATTTTCACTTGGAGATGTTGAAGATTACAAAATTGGCTCTTCAGTTACACAGTATTCAAGACAATATAGAATTAAATTACCAGATGGTAAAACACTTTGTTTAATTGATGCTCCAGGTGTCGGTGATCCACAAGGTACATTGCAAGATAATAAACATTTTGAGAATATCCTACACgaaatttcatcattaaaaaagttaaatgcAATTTGTATTTTAATGCGTCCAGATGAAACTAGAGCCACTgttttattcaaatattgtttgaatcaattattacTACATTTACATTCAAGTGCAAAAgataatattttcttttgtttcaCTCATACAAGAGGTACAATGTATAAACCAGGTCCAACAAGAGCCATCCTAGAggatcatttaaaaaaaatgaaagatcAATCAGATATTGAAATAAATGCTAATGAAAAAACattttgttttgataatgaatcttttaattatttagccgttaaaaaatataatgcTACTGCTGGTATTGAAACTAATTTTTCAGAAGATGATGAGTTTGATTTTGGTAGAAGTTGGGATAGATCatcaaaagaatttaaaagattattagAAGAGATATCAAAAGTTCAACCACATGATGTTGCAAATACAATTTGTATAAATAATGCAAGAACAATGATTTCCAATTTAGCTCAACCAATGTCAACAtgtatttcaaatattaataccaACATTAAATTAATGGAGCAACAATCTGAAAAGTTGAGGAACAATAGTATTGGtgatgaatcattattatacATTCCAGTATCTGTGGTGATAGCGGAAAAATTGGAAAACAGTCTATTGGTTTGCACAAAGAATGGATGCTCTAGTAATACCGATAATCCTTGTAACATTGATGTTGTTTCTCCAAAATGGTATTCTTCACTTTATTGGtgtgataatattaataagaTGGGAACTTGCAAAAAATGTTCAAACACTGGAGTACTTCCTTGTTTATGGTTTGATCATCAAGTAGTTACTATCAAAGAAACACCTCAACTCAATCAATTACCAGGCACtgataaaaaaacaataggTCAAAGAACAAAGAgtgaaatatttaatgagAGGGAGTTGTTAGTTACAAAAATGGGAGAAAGAAAAATACAATTCCAAGAAGAATATGATACTATTAAGACTGCAATTGTTGACTTTTCAGTATTCTTGTGGCAccattcattaattaaatttaatcgTTACTATGAAGATTATATCAACATGCAAATAAAGCAATTGGAAAATTCTGAAAACTCGcaagaattaattcaaaaactCAATGAACACTTAAGTGAATATAAAGCAAGTGTTGAAGAAATAAAACATAATgtccaaaataataaagcaTCTGTTAAGActcaaaaagaaatattcGCTACATTTGATAAACTACTTACTTTACCAAATGTAGGCTATATCatccaaaatcaaattaaactCAAACAGAGTAGTCATTACAAAAGTGAAGCTGTTGAAATTGATCTTTTctcaaaaatgaaaaacaaaacaaaacaaataatcaaataa